The Meiothermus ruber DSM 1279 genome includes the window GGTATCGAGACGGTGATGCTCACCGGAGACAACCGCCGCACCGCCGAGGCTGTGGCTCGACAGATTGGCATAGATACGGTGATCGCCGAGGTGCTGCCGGAGGACAAGGCCGCCAAGGTCAAGGAATTACAGGCCCAGGGGCGTAAGGTGGCGATGGTCGGCGACGGGGTGAATGACGCCCCCGCACTGGCCCAGGCCGACGTAGGTATCGCCATCGGGGCAGGAACGGATGTAGCGGTGGAGTCCGCCGAGGTGGTGCTGGTGAAGAACGACCCCGCCGACGTGGCCAAGGCCATCCAACTGGCCCGCAAGGTGCGCGGCAAGATCAAGCAAAACCTCTTCTGGGCGGCCATCTACAACGTGCTCGCCATCCCCATCGCGGCAGGAGTGCTCTACAACAGTTACGGCCTGCTGCTGCGGCCCGAGTGGGCGGCGCTCTTGATGAGCGCCTCGACGGTGATCGTGACGCTGAACGCCCTGCTGCTGGGGGTGAGATCCCGACCTCGGGAGCTTACAAAGGGAGTTGGTGCATAACAATGTGCTCTTTATGGAAGCTTAACCAAGCCTGGCGCACAATAAGGTATGGCCCGGGTGCTGCTTGTAGACGATGACCCCGCTATTCGCGAGGTGCTGGGGGTGTATTTGCGGCAAGAAGGCTGCGAGGTGCTGGAGGCCACCAACGGGCTCGAGGCCCTTCAGCTCCTTCCCCAAGCCGATGTGGTGATTTTGGATCTGATGCTACCCCAGCTTACAGGCTGGCAAGTAGCCCAGGAGTTGCGCCGGGACTACCCCGACCTGCCCTTGCTGATGCTGACGGCTCGAGGTGAAGAAGCAGAACGCATCCAGGGGCTTGAGCTCGGCGCGGACGACTACGTCACAAAACCCTTTAGCCCCCGTGAGGTGGTGGCTCGAGTGCGGGCCCTACTACGCCGTAGCGGCTTCAAACAGGAACTGGTGTTTGGCGATCTCATCTTACGGCCCCGTCAACGCGAAGCCCTTTTCAAAGGGCAGGCCCTCAACCTGTCCAAGCTGGAGTTTGACCTGCTGCTGACGCTGGCCCAGCACCCGGGGCTGGTGTGGAGTCGCGAACGCCTGCTCGAGCGGGTATGGGGGAGCGATTTTCCCGGGGTGGATCGGGTGGTGGATGTGCATGTGGCAGGCTTGCGTAAAAAGCTAGGAGAAGATGCGGAGAACCCCCTGTATATCGAGACGGTGCGCGGCGTGGGCTACCGCTTTCGGGGAGAATGATGTTTGTACGCCTGTTCATTACCCACTGGTTGGTGGCCCTGGTGGCCCTGGTGGCCTTGCTGGCCTTTGCCGAGTGGCTTGCACCCCGGTTTTACCGCAGCCACCTCGAGCAGATGATGACCCTGATGGGGAGCCAGAGCTTGGAGTTGCGCAGCGACCTCGAGCGCGGGTTGCGTTCGACTCTGACCACGGCCTGGCTGGCCTCGCTGCCTTTGGCCGGGTTGCTGGCGGGCCTTATGGCCTGGCTGGCCTCGAGGCGCATCAGTCAAAGCGTGCGCCAGCTTGCGCAGGGGAGCCGGGCGATAGCCTTGGGCCAGTATCAAAACCGTCTAAAAGTCCAGGGCGACGACGAGCTGGCCTCGCTGGCCCAGGACTTCAACCGAATGACCGAGGCCCTGGAAAAAGTTGAACAACACCGCACGGAACTGCTGAGTAGCGTGGCCCATGAGCTGCGTACCCCCCTGAGCGCGCTGCAGGGCTACAGCGAGGCCCTAGCAGATGGGGTTTTGCCGCCCGAACAAGCGGCAGCTCATATCGAACGCGAGGTGCGGGCCATGGGCCGCCTGATTGACGATCTGGCCCTGGTGTCCCGCATCGAGGCCCAGGCGGTGGAGCTGCACCCCCAGGTGGTCGCTGTAGAAGCCGCTTTCCAGGAAGCACTCGAGCGCTACGCGACGGCCTTTGAGGCCTGTGGGGTGGCTCTAAAGCTAAATCCCCTCCCTTCTTCCGTTGCGCTGTGGGCCGACCCGTTGCGCCTACAACAGGTGCTTTCCAACCTGCTTTCCAACGCCCTGCGCTATACCCCAGCCGGAGGGGAGGTCGTGCTCAGCGCCAGCCTTCAGTCGCACCACGTGCGCATTTGTGTGTGTGATACCGGTGTGGGAATCCCGCTCGAGCACCAGCCCCGCATTTTCG containing:
- a CDS encoding response regulator transcription factor, translated to MARVLLVDDDPAIREVLGVYLRQEGCEVLEATNGLEALQLLPQADVVILDLMLPQLTGWQVAQELRRDYPDLPLLMLTARGEEAERIQGLELGADDYVTKPFSPREVVARVRALLRRSGFKQELVFGDLILRPRQREALFKGQALNLSKLEFDLLLTLAQHPGLVWSRERLLERVWGSDFPGVDRVVDVHVAGLRKKLGEDAENPLYIETVRGVGYRFRGE
- a CDS encoding sensor histidine kinase; translation: MFVRLFITHWLVALVALVALLAFAEWLAPRFYRSHLEQMMTLMGSQSLELRSDLERGLRSTLTTAWLASLPLAGLLAGLMAWLASRRISQSVRQLAQGSRAIALGQYQNRLKVQGDDELASLAQDFNRMTEALEKVEQHRTELLSSVAHELRTPLSALQGYSEALADGVLPPEQAAAHIEREVRAMGRLIDDLALVSRIEAQAVELHPQVVAVEAAFQEALERYATAFEACGVALKLNPLPSSVALWADPLRLQQVLSNLLSNALRYTPAGGEVVLSASLQSHHVRICVCDTGVGIPLEHQPRIFERFYRADPARSRHTGGSGVGLTIAKGLVEAMGGQMGFESEVGKGSCFWFTLPRA